In Pedobacter sp. W3I1, one DNA window encodes the following:
- a CDS encoding TonB-dependent receptor, which produces MDRLYNLRSTSPSVGFEKIQWLKVLYTFTFLFLISSSFTAFAQTTVTGTVKDNKGVTLPGVSVRVKGTTVGAVTDNDGKFSVKAAENATLTFTYVGYVNKEVGVNSKSSLTIVLEDDSQGLDEVVVVGYGAQKKSTLTGAIAQINSEEIMKSPTPNPTNSLIGRLPGLLAVQTSGQPGADGAQLKVRGVATYGANNAAIVVVDGIERPSFSDVDANEIESINVLKDAAATAIYGIRGANGIIVVTTKQGKIGAPKVTYTGNYALQTYTGLAVGLPALESAMLLNQSYINDSKSVFFTDAEIQKFRDKSDPIGYPDVQWFDYLTKKYYSQTQHNINISGGTKIAKYFVSAGYAFQDGIFKKFDSPYGINTVPNYNRYNFRSNVDLTLNKDFTVGIKLGGRFADRYQPAGLRSSSAFSYDTIEGMISRILQVPAYAYPVTLPDGRITANPNVGTNIWNPYAVLTRFGTRNDDNNTIESTFNLNYKFDFITKGLNFKTIFGYDSYYNNTERRNANWAAYVYNPATGEATLSTDTRNRDEPLGAVQDGGVTEGSTNMNLQAGFDYNRNFGKHNIGGLLLGTRQLIKSTGSTAFTAPPKASQGIASRVTYNYDERYFAEFNASYNGSENFAQGLRYGFFPAVSAGWTLTNEDFWKKNDILSYLKIRGSYGLVGNDRISDSRFLFLTSYSTYTTTTAGGQVAPFGNPNSITNYPTILIRDPQFFGATGNDLGNPIVTWETGTKRNIGFEARLFRDNLKVTVDLFDETRRDILTPSLSGSALYGHTYPNFNKGIVYNKGYEVELDYQKQVGSITLGLNAQLSYAKNRIVENDEPDGLPPSLVRKGTSVGQFFGYRTDGFFQSAADIAASPKLQGYAPIPGDLKFKDLDGDGIITSLDQEAIGHTNTPEYVYSFSPRILYKGFSLSVLFQGVGKVSSNVILNEQNNGQQMYPFMLDSWTPATAATATWPAIHARGTASLNYALNDFTLQNSSYLKIRNVEFAWNLPKEWATALKLSNVRVFVQGQNLYTWTKYKFYTDPENVNTINTAFPLQSIYPTSKVYNFGLNVQF; this is translated from the coding sequence ATGGATAGACTTTACAATTTGAGAAGTACTTCACCATCTGTTGGATTTGAGAAAATTCAATGGCTAAAAGTGCTTTATACCTTCACTTTTCTTTTTCTGATCAGTTCCTCTTTTACAGCCTTCGCGCAAACAACGGTAACTGGCACCGTAAAAGATAACAAAGGGGTTACCTTACCGGGCGTAAGTGTACGGGTGAAAGGAACCACAGTGGGCGCAGTAACAGATAATGATGGTAAATTTTCGGTTAAAGCAGCAGAAAATGCAACCTTAACTTTTACGTACGTTGGTTATGTAAACAAGGAAGTTGGCGTAAATAGCAAAAGCAGTTTAACTATCGTTCTTGAAGATGATTCTCAGGGACTGGATGAGGTGGTAGTGGTTGGTTATGGTGCACAGAAAAAATCTACGCTAACAGGTGCTATTGCGCAGATCAATTCTGAAGAGATCATGAAGTCTCCAACGCCAAACCCCACCAATAGTTTAATTGGCCGTTTACCAGGTTTACTGGCCGTACAAACGAGTGGGCAGCCGGGTGCTGATGGTGCCCAGTTAAAAGTTAGGGGGGTGGCTACTTATGGCGCGAACAATGCGGCTATTGTAGTGGTAGATGGGATAGAACGTCCAAGCTTTTCAGATGTGGATGCAAATGAAATAGAATCTATTAACGTATTGAAAGATGCAGCCGCAACAGCTATTTACGGTATTCGCGGTGCAAACGGTATTATAGTGGTTACTACCAAACAAGGTAAAATAGGTGCTCCGAAAGTTACTTATACAGGTAATTATGCCTTACAAACTTATACAGGATTAGCTGTTGGGCTTCCGGCTTTGGAAAGTGCAATGTTATTAAACCAATCGTACATAAACGATAGTAAATCGGTGTTTTTTACCGATGCCGAAATACAGAAGTTCAGGGATAAATCTGATCCGATCGGTTACCCCGATGTGCAATGGTTTGATTACCTGACCAAAAAATATTATTCTCAAACACAACACAACATCAATATTAGCGGTGGTACCAAAATTGCAAAATATTTTGTATCGGCAGGCTATGCTTTTCAGGATGGTATTTTCAAAAAATTCGATTCTCCTTACGGAATTAATACCGTACCAAATTATAACCGTTACAATTTCCGTTCGAACGTAGATTTAACCCTGAACAAAGATTTTACTGTTGGAATTAAGTTAGGAGGACGTTTTGCAGACCGTTATCAGCCTGCTGGTTTAAGATCATCTTCGGCATTCTCATACGATACGATAGAAGGCATGATCTCGCGTATTTTACAGGTTCCGGCTTACGCCTATCCGGTTACGTTACCCGATGGAAGAATAACCGCCAACCCAAATGTAGGTACAAATATCTGGAATCCTTATGCCGTTTTAACACGTTTTGGAACACGTAATGATGACAACAATACCATCGAAAGTACCTTCAATCTGAACTATAAATTTGACTTTATCACCAAAGGATTAAATTTTAAAACAATTTTTGGTTACGATTCATACTACAACAATACCGAAAGAAGAAATGCCAACTGGGCGGCCTACGTGTATAATCCAGCTACAGGCGAAGCTACTTTATCGACCGATACCCGTAACCGCGACGAACCTTTGGGTGCTGTACAGGATGGCGGTGTTACCGAAGGTAGTACAAATATGAATTTACAGGCGGGTTTCGATTATAACCGCAATTTTGGAAAACATAATATTGGTGGTTTATTGCTGGGAACCAGGCAGTTGATCAAATCAACAGGTAGTACGGCATTTACAGCACCACCTAAAGCATCGCAAGGTATTGCCAGTCGTGTTACCTATAATTACGATGAGCGTTATTTTGCTGAGTTTAATGCCTCGTATAACGGATCGGAAAATTTCGCACAAGGCTTACGTTACGGTTTCTTCCCGGCGGTATCGGCAGGGTGGACATTAACCAACGAGGATTTCTGGAAAAAGAACGATATCTTATCTTATTTAAAAATAAGGGGTAGTTATGGTTTAGTTGGTAATGATAGGATTTCGGATAGCCGTTTCTTATTCTTAACAAGTTATTCTACTTACACCACTACCACAGCCGGCGGCCAGGTAGCTCCATTTGGTAATCCAAATTCTATTACCAATTATCCAACTATCCTGATCAGGGATCCCCAGTTTTTTGGTGCTACCGGAAATGATCTTGGAAACCCGATCGTAACCTGGGAAACTGGTACCAAACGTAATATTGGTTTTGAAGCCCGCTTGTTTAGAGACAACCTAAAAGTAACAGTTGATTTATTCGACGAAACCAGAAGAGATATCTTAACGCCATCATTAAGTGGTTCTGCTCTTTATGGCCATACCTATCCAAATTTCAATAAAGGTATTGTTTACAATAAAGGTTATGAGGTTGAGCTCGATTACCAAAAACAGGTTGGAAGTATAACACTTGGTTTGAATGCCCAGTTGAGTTATGCGAAAAATAGAATCGTAGAAAATGATGAACCAGATGGTCTGCCTCCTTCGTTGGTGAGAAAAGGAACCAGCGTTGGCCAGTTTTTCGGTTACAGAACCGATGGTTTTTTCCAATCGGCAGCTGATATTGCAGCCTCTCCAAAATTACAGGGTTATGCGCCAATTCCGGGAGATTTAAAATTTAAAGATTTAGATGGCGATGGCATTATTACCAGTTTAGATCAGGAAGCTATAGGGCATACCAATACACCTGAGTATGTTTATAGTTTTAGCCCCCGTATTTTGTACAAAGGATTCTCGCTTTCTGTATTATTTCAGGGCGTTGGAAAGGTAAGTTCAAATGTTATTCTTAACGAACAGAACAATGGCCAACAGATGTATCCTTTTATGCTCGATTCGTGGACACCTGCAACTGCAGCAACAGCAACCTGGCCGGCAATACATGCCAGGGGAACGGCATCGTTAAATTATGCATTAAACGATTTTACTTTACAGAATTCTTCTTATCTGAAAATAAGAAACGTAGAGTTTGCCTGGAATTTACCTAAAGAGTGGGCTACAGCATTGAAGTTAAGTAATGTGAGGGTTTTTGTACAGGGACAGAACCTTTATACCTGGACGAAGTATAAATTTTATACCGATCCGGAAAATGTGAACACCATCAATACGGCTTTCCCATTACAATCCATTTATCCTACTTCAAAGGTTTACAATTTTGGTTTAAACGTTCAATTCTAA
- a CDS encoding LacI family DNA-binding transcriptional regulator, which translates to MNNTPVTLKFLAEKLKMSVSTVSKALNNYPTINEYTKQRVQEMARDLHFTPNKSAINLKEKRSRIIGIILPNLLDHFFTRSIYGVEQFATQNGYNVIISQSHDDLEKEIQSANMLLRSRVDGLIVAISKHTQDFAHLDQFENMGIPVVYYTRNPSFNLSCHKVLGNTFQGCYQATKFLIDRGHKKIAYLGGPKMINFTHDRFNGYINALKDNQVPFSSELVAYTDFDKENTISAIKNLFANPENMPTALVAFKEPILFDAIKYLRSINHPNFHEIECIGFGNTSFISYLDSPPIASIEENPESVGENAIKLLIQLINKEIDIQNYQKVMVDCKLIVHR; encoded by the coding sequence ATGAACAATACCCCTGTTACACTAAAATTCTTGGCTGAGAAGTTAAAGATGTCAGTATCAACAGTATCAAAAGCCCTTAACAACTACCCAACCATAAACGAATACACGAAACAACGTGTTCAGGAAATGGCTCGCGATTTGCATTTTACGCCCAATAAATCAGCTATTAATTTAAAGGAAAAAAGATCACGAATTATTGGTATTATTTTACCCAATCTTTTAGATCACTTTTTTACCAGGAGTATTTATGGTGTGGAACAGTTTGCTACACAAAATGGATACAATGTGATCATCAGTCAATCTCACGATGATCTGGAAAAAGAGATCCAATCTGCAAATATGTTGTTGCGGAGCCGGGTGGATGGCTTAATTGTAGCTATTTCTAAACACACACAAGATTTTGCACATTTAGACCAGTTCGAAAACATGGGTATACCAGTGGTATATTATACCCGGAACCCAAGTTTTAACTTAAGCTGCCATAAAGTACTGGGCAACACTTTTCAGGGCTGTTACCAGGCCACAAAATTTTTAATAGACAGAGGACATAAAAAGATTGCTTATTTGGGTGGTCCGAAAATGATTAATTTTACACACGATCGCTTTAATGGCTATATCAATGCGTTAAAAGATAATCAAGTACCATTTTCATCAGAATTGGTTGCTTATACCGATTTTGATAAAGAAAATACAATTTCGGCAATTAAGAATTTATTTGCTAATCCAGAAAATATGCCTACAGCGCTTGTGGCTTTTAAAGAACCTATCCTGTTTGATGCGATTAAATACCTAAGATCGATAAACCACCCCAACTTTCACGAAATTGAGTGTATAGGGTTTGGGAACACTTCTTTCATCAGTTATCTCGACTCACCCCCTATTGCCTCTATTGAAGAAAACCCCGAATCGGTAGGTGAAAATGCGATTAAGTTATTGATACAATTGATCAATAAAGAAATTGACATTCAGAATTACCAAAAAGTAATGGTCGATTGTAAGTTGATTGTACATAGGTGA
- a CDS encoding MFS transporter: MVLMMAASSLLVIPFTTLLPVFAKDIFNGNATTFGWFESAAGFGAFFGAIYMATLKVAQNLQKIVMMSGILLAISVVALAISPSLILALICTGLAALGLMAQTSSINTYLQTHADDVMRGRTLSYYIMAYQGVLPIGSLLMGYLAHLFGTQLVVAFEGVAGLLIVAAFVYNENRRNQLKNKFSLFGN; this comes from the coding sequence ATGGTATTGATGATGGCTGCATCGAGTTTATTGGTCATCCCTTTTACTACTTTGCTACCTGTTTTTGCCAAAGATATTTTTAATGGAAATGCCACTACATTTGGCTGGTTTGAAAGCGCCGCAGGATTTGGAGCCTTCTTTGGGGCCATTTATATGGCTACCTTAAAGGTGGCTCAGAATCTGCAGAAAATTGTAATGATGTCGGGTATTTTGTTGGCTATTTCGGTTGTTGCGCTGGCTATATCGCCATCACTTATTCTGGCGTTAATTTGTACGGGTTTAGCCGCTTTAGGTTTAATGGCGCAAACCTCATCTATCAATACTTATCTGCAAACCCATGCCGATGATGTAATGAGGGGCAGGACTTTAAGTTACTATATCATGGCTTACCAGGGGGTGTTGCCAATCGGCAGTTTGTTAATGGGTTACCTGGCGCATCTTTTTGGTACGCAATTGGTGGTTGCCTTTGAAGGTGTTGCAGGATTGTTAATTGTTGCCGCATTCGTTTATAATGAAAACCGACGCAATCAACTGAAAAATAAATTTTCACTATTCGGAAATTAG
- a CDS encoding MFS transporter, translated as MSIFRSLRHYNYRLFFTGQAISLIGTWMQRVAISWLVYRLTGSAFLLGLITFLSLIPSLVLAPYAGSYVDRHNKYKILVITQVILMLQAGALALMIWFKVYDMFWIAALSLVQGLVNAFDVTARQSLMVNLIDDKEDLPNAIALNSSMFNAARLIGPALAGVILSTLGEDICFLINFVSFIAVLGCMVMMKLKLAAHQKSKENIWIDLKKGLRLS; from the coding sequence ATGAGTATTTTTCGTTCGTTAAGGCATTACAATTACAGGTTATTTTTTACAGGTCAGGCTATTTCATTAATTGGTACATGGATGCAGCGTGTAGCCATTAGCTGGTTGGTTTACCGTTTAACGGGATCAGCTTTTCTATTGGGATTGATTACTTTTTTAAGTTTAATTCCTTCGCTGGTGCTGGCACCATATGCAGGGAGTTATGTAGACAGGCATAATAAATATAAAATATTGGTCATTACCCAGGTGATCCTGATGCTGCAGGCTGGTGCCCTGGCTTTGATGATCTGGTTTAAAGTATACGATATGTTCTGGATTGCAGCGCTTTCGCTGGTTCAGGGTTTGGTAAATGCTTTTGATGTTACCGCCCGCCAATCGTTAATGGTAAATTTAATTGATGATAAAGAAGATTTACCAAATGCCATTGCGCTCAACTCTTCCATGTTTAACGCAGCCAGACTCATCGGGCCGGCGTTGGCAGGTGTAATTTTAAGTACCTTAGGTGAAGATATTTGTTTTCTGATCAATTTTGTAAGCTTTATTGCGGTATTAGGTTGTATGGTAATGATGAAACTTAAACTCGCTGCACATCAAAAATCGAAAGAAAATATCTGGATTGACCTGAAAAAAGGGTTACGATTATCTTAA
- a CDS encoding MarR family winged helix-turn-helix transcriptional regulator, with translation MSTQTQEIAAKLRSTVTRLTRQLRKQNVSSDFSNAELLTMSLLEQHGKMLSTELADLERVSKQAISQIINRLFDAKCVERFPSEEDKRKVFIGLTKLGEKHIIASRKIKEEWLVQTMEKIFSSEEINLIQAFLPLLSRLVEHNGVRV, from the coding sequence ATGTCTACTCAAACACAAGAGATTGCCGCAAAGTTAAGAAGCACCGTTACCCGCTTAACCAGACAGTTACGCAAGCAGAATGTAAGTTCAGACTTTAGTAACGCTGAACTATTAACAATGTCGCTACTCGAACAACACGGCAAAATGCTATCTACAGAGCTGGCAGACCTGGAAAGAGTATCTAAACAAGCTATTTCGCAGATCATTAACCGCCTGTTCGATGCTAAATGCGTGGAGCGCTTTCCAAGTGAAGAAGATAAACGAAAGGTTTTTATCGGCTTAACTAAACTTGGCGAAAAACACATTATTGCCAGTAGAAAAATAAAAGAAGAATGGTTAGTACAAACCATGGAAAAAATCTTTTCTTCAGAAGAAATCAACCTGATTCAGGCTTTCCTGCCCCTGCTTTCGCGTTTAGTAGAACACAACGGTGTAAGAGTATAG
- a CDS encoding MBL fold metallo-hydrolase yields MALYFTSINSGSNGNCYYVGNDNEAVLVDIGLTCKEVETRMNRLGLPISKVKAIFISHEHSDHIKGLAVFAKKHKLPVYISTATLKSSRLFLDENNTFSLNHLQNIQIGDLKISAFSKFHDAADPYSFTVECNDVRVGVFTDIGAVCDRLISHFKNCHAAFLEANYDTEMLENGRYPYFLKRRITSGHGHLSNAQALELFTNHKPSYMSHLLLSHLSKDNNDPELVEKLFKNVAGDTFVKVASRYEETALYYVSNTQNTPEVYHFDPSLHQPAQLNLF; encoded by the coding sequence ATGGCACTATATTTTACATCAATCAATTCGGGCAGTAATGGCAATTGTTACTATGTAGGTAATGACAATGAAGCTGTTTTGGTTGATATTGGTCTAACCTGTAAAGAGGTTGAAACACGAATGAACCGTTTGGGTTTACCTATAAGTAAGGTAAAGGCAATTTTTATCTCGCACGAACATAGCGATCACATTAAAGGTTTAGCGGTTTTTGCAAAAAAACACAAACTTCCTGTGTACATCAGTACGGCCACCCTAAAAAGCAGTCGTCTTTTTTTAGATGAAAACAATACCTTTTCATTAAACCATCTACAAAACATCCAAATTGGCGATTTAAAAATCTCTGCTTTCTCTAAATTCCATGATGCTGCAGATCCGTATAGTTTTACTGTAGAATGCAATGATGTAAGAGTTGGCGTTTTTACGGATATCGGTGCCGTTTGCGATCGTTTAATCAGTCATTTTAAAAACTGCCATGCAGCGTTCTTAGAAGCCAACTACGACACTGAAATGTTAGAAAATGGAAGATACCCTTATTTTCTAAAAAGAAGGATCACGAGCGGACATGGCCACTTGAGCAATGCACAGGCACTGGAGCTTTTCACCAATCACAAACCCTCGTACATGAGTCATCTTTTATTGAGTCATCTATCAAAAGATAATAACGATCCTGAACTGGTTGAAAAACTATTTAAAAATGTTGCTGGTGATACCTTTGTTAAAGTAGCTTCAAGATACGAGGAGACCGCGCTCTATTACGTTAGCAATACGCAAAACACACCTGAAGTTTATCATTTCGATCCTAGTCTACACCAGCCAGCGCAACTTAACCTGTTTTAA